In Helicobacter anatolicus, the sequence TGCAGGGTGAAGAGAGAGTTTTTGATTTCTTAAATCTTGGAGCATATGATATTGCGGGGTTTGGTTATGGTGCCTATGAAGCATTTTGTTATGCATATCAAAGGGTTTTACATGGTTATCGAGTACAAAAATTGGTTTTGATAGCACCATTTTTTGATTCTAAAATCTACTTACATGAAGTAAAAAAAAATTATAAAAATCATATAAGGTTTGCAGAGTTTTTAATACAAGAAAAAGCTCTAGAATCTCCAGATTGGCGTGAGACTGATTTAAAAATTTTGCAAGATTGTGGAGTGGAGCTAGAAGTTTATATTGGAGGTAAAAGTCCGATAGGAGAAAGTGAAAAAGTATTAGAATTTTTTAGAAAATTTGGTACAGTGTATTTTTTAAAAAATTTTTCCCATTTTGTTGATCAGTTTAGTTTTTTAGCATAAAAATGTGGAGTTGTTAAAAGTCTTAGAGGCAAGAGCCCCTAAAAAATGATTTAAGAGTTGTCCCAGATTAGAAGTTTGTTCTTAAAACTTTTTATTTAGTTCGTTAAGAAAAATTATTTTTGTTTATTTTTTATTTAAAAATTTTTGTATTTCACAAAAACTTTCAGAGAAATTATAAAAAATAAAACTTAAATTTTTCTTATAAATACATTAAAGAAAATAAAAAAATAAAAATCTATGAGAAAATATTGATAAATCAATTGGTTGAAAAACTAAAAATAAGAGAGAAAAAGATTTTTGGGAAAGTCATCAAAGACTAAAAACCATGCTTTTAGTATTGAGGCATCTTTATTTTTATTGCTTTTTTGATAAAATTTTAAAGAATAAAACTAGAATTGGAGATTTTAATATTAAGGCCGATAAATGTTTGTAGATTGCGTGGAAATTTTTATTTTTAGTGGAAAGGGAGGAGAAGGTGCTGTATCTTTTCGTCGTGAAAAATTTATCATTAATGGTGGTCCTGATGGAGGCGATGGAGGCGATGGAGGCGATGTATATTTTGTGATTGATAATAATTGTGACACTTTGTCAAATTTTAGAGGAAAAAAGCATTATCGTGCAGAAAATGGTCAGCCTGGTCAACCTAAAAATTGTTCAGGAAAGCGTGGAATGGATCTAGTTATCAAAGTGCCAGCAGGGACGGTTATATATGATGCTTTGAGCAATGAAGTGTTGTATGATTTTACGACACAAAAACAAAAAATTAAGATTTTAAGTGGTGGAAAGGGTGGTTTTGGTAATGCGAGATTTAAAAATTCTGTGAATCAGCGTCCTGATTATGCTCAAAAAGGTTTGCCTGGTCAGGAGTTACATATTCGTTTGGAATTAAAATTAATTGCAGATGTGGGGCTTGTAGGTTATCCAAATGTGGGAAAATCTACTTTAATTTCCACACTTTCTAATGCAAAACCAGAAATTGCTAACTATGAATTTACAACATTAATTCCTAATCTTGGTGTGGTAGATATGGATGGTATATACTCATTTGTGATTGCAGATATCCCAGGTATTATTGATGGGGCTAGTGAAGGGAAAGGACTAGGAATTGAGTTTTTGCGACATATTGAGCGAACAAAATTTTTATTATTTGTGATCGATGTTACTTCTTATCGTAATGCATTGACACAATTTCAAAATCTTAGGGCGGAACTTGAGCGTTTTTCAAGTGATTTGTATCATCGGAATTATGGGATTGTACTTAGTAAAGTAGATGGTATTGTAAACGATGATGTGATAAAAGAATTTTTTAAAACGTTAGGATATGGTTATCAAAAAGAGCAAAAAATGGGATTATCACAGGATTTTGGGGTATATATCAAAGAGGAAAAGGATGAGAAAAATCCATATTTTATTCTTCCAATTTCATCAGCAACAACATTAAACTTAAAAGCATTAAAGCATTTAATTTTTGAGGCATTAAGATAATGAGAATACTTTTTATGGGGACACCTAATTTTGCAAGAATTATTTTAGAATCTCTTTATTACCAGCATGAAATTATAGGGCTTTTTTGCCAACCTGATAGGCCTTTTGGTAGAAAACAAGAGCTTAAAATGCCAGAAACTAAGGCTTTTTGCTATGAAGTAGGGTTGGATATTCCTGTGTATCAACCAGTGGAATTTGACAATGAAGTTTTACAAAATATTAAGATGTTAAATCCAGATGTAATTATTGTTGTAGCTTATGGGAAAATTCTACCCCCTAGTGTTTTAAAATATCGCTGTATTAATATTCATGCTTCATTATTGCCTAAATACCGCGGTGCTAGTCCGATTCAAGAAATGATTTTGCATGATGATAAGTTTTTTGGTGTGAGTGCAATGTTAATGGAAGAGGGTTTGGATAGTGGAGATGTTTTGGGATTTAGTTTGTGTAAGAATGATTTTTGTGTTGGTATTGAAGCTTTAAGTATAAAGCTTGCATCTATGGGGGCAAAACTTATTAATGGGGTGCTTGAGAGATTAGATGAAATTATGCCATTAAAGCAAGATGAAATCCACACAAGCTATTGCAAAAAAATTAAAAAAGAAGCAGGTAGTATTGATTTTAGTGATGCTTGGGAGATTTGTCGTAAATTTAGAGCATTTCAAGGATGGCCTGCAATTTTTTTGTCAAGTGGGCTGAAAATTTTTGATGTGAGTTTGCAAAGTAGTGATGGAGTGTATCAAGAAGGGGAAATTTTGGAGATTTTGCCAGATTGTATTATAGTGGGATGCAAAAAAGGTTCTGTAAAAATTGGTGGATTGCAAGCACCTAATAAACAAAAAGTTAGTGCACCACAATATATTAATGGAAAACGCTTGCAAATAGGGATGCAATTAAAGTAAAAGTAGTAGTGATATGGAGATTATTTTTTATGATTGCTTAGAATCTACACAAAGTTTTTTATTGAATGTATTGAAGAATAATCTTTGTGTTGTAGCATTAAGACAGACTAAGGGGATTGGAAGTCGAGGAAATCAGTGGGATACAGTAGAATCAGGATTATATTTTTCCTTTTGTGTAGAGAAAAAACAACTACCTTGTGATTTAAAAATACAGAGTGCATCTATTTTTTTTGGCTTTATTTTTAAAGAAGTTTTGTATGAAGCAGGATTTGATGTTTGGTTGAAATGGCCTAATGATATCTATCTAAAAGATGCAAAAATTGGTGGTGTTCTTGTGAATGTAAAGCAAGATAAAGTAGTATGTGGTATTGGTTTGAATTTTTTATCTCAAAGTTTTGGGTGTTTGGGAGAGGAGTTAGAGCGAAAAGAGTTTTTGTCACTTTTTTTTGAAAAATTAAAAAACACGCAGGAATGGAAGCAAATTTTCAGCAAATATAAGATAGAATTTTATAAGAATTTGAACTTTTCTTTTC encodes:
- the obgE gene encoding GTPase ObgE yields the protein MFVDCVEIFIFSGKGGEGAVSFRREKFIINGGPDGGDGGDGGDVYFVIDNNCDTLSNFRGKKHYRAENGQPGQPKNCSGKRGMDLVIKVPAGTVIYDALSNEVLYDFTTQKQKIKILSGGKGGFGNARFKNSVNQRPDYAQKGLPGQELHIRLELKLIADVGLVGYPNVGKSTLISTLSNAKPEIANYEFTTLIPNLGVVDMDGIYSFVIADIPGIIDGASEGKGLGIEFLRHIERTKFLLFVIDVTSYRNALTQFQNLRAELERFSSDLYHRNYGIVLSKVDGIVNDDVIKEFFKTLGYGYQKEQKMGLSQDFGVYIKEEKDEKNPYFILPISSATTLNLKALKHLIFEALR
- a CDS encoding biotin--[acetyl-CoA-carboxylase] ligase → MEIIFYDCLESTQSFLLNVLKNNLCVVALRQTKGIGSRGNQWDTVESGLYFSFCVEKKQLPCDLKIQSASIFFGFIFKEVLYEAGFDVWLKWPNDIYLKDAKIGGVLVNVKQDKVVCGIGLNFLSQSFGCLGEELERKEFLSLFFEKLKNTQEWKQIFSKYKIEFYKNLNFSFHDQDKVISLKKAFLLDDGSIDLCGKIIYSLR
- the fmt gene encoding methionyl-tRNA formyltransferase, which codes for MRILFMGTPNFARIILESLYYQHEIIGLFCQPDRPFGRKQELKMPETKAFCYEVGLDIPVYQPVEFDNEVLQNIKMLNPDVIIVVAYGKILPPSVLKYRCINIHASLLPKYRGASPIQEMILHDDKFFGVSAMLMEEGLDSGDVLGFSLCKNDFCVGIEALSIKLASMGAKLINGVLERLDEIMPLKQDEIHTSYCKKIKKEAGSIDFSDAWEICRKFRAFQGWPAIFLSSGLKIFDVSLQSSDGVYQEGEILEILPDCIIVGCKKGSVKIGGLQAPNKQKVSAPQYINGKRLQIGMQLK